From the genome of Spirosoma agri:
CCTTGTTTAGTGACCGCTTGCAACAGTTTAACCAAGCTTTTCAACAACAACTGGCTATTAGCAGCACCCCCGTACTAGCGTTTTTAAGAACAGTCATCAACGAAAATCCGAACCCGCAACAAAAGCGATCGCTAAAGGTAATGATGCAAGCAGCTCTGAATCAGGAGCATTATCGGGCGATGTTCAGCCAGTGGTATCAGGAAAACGTACTGGCCGATCCGAATGACTGTTCACCGGCTCAGTTGATCCTATTTTTGGTCGCCGATTCCATTTTGGCCGCTCATGTACTGGGCTTTTACGCGCTGACCAATGAGCAAAAACAGCGAATCTTACAATTTTTAGAAACGCTCGATCTGGCTAGTTAGCTTCCTAATGCAGGTAGGTGCTACGGGTTATCCAGCCTGATCAATCAACCCTAAAGGGGCATAGTATACCCTATTCTTATTCATAAGTTAATTCATTAACCTCAGCTGATCTACCTGCGCATCAGTGGCTTTTTAGGTAGATCGGTCAAAAACGTTAAAATAACCTATGTCCCATGTAGTTTCATCTGTAAGACCACCTCTCGTCACCGGGGGCAAGACCTATGCCGATGTGACCGAAGATATCAGCAAACAGGTGGAAGGACGCCCCACCCGGGAGTGGAAGATCGCCTTTACAGTCGCTCTGCTGGTGCTGCTCTACGGGACCGCCTGTGTGTTTTGGACCTGGTGGGAAGGCTTGGGGGTATGGGGCTTGAACAAAACCGTGGGCTGGGCCTGGGATATCACCAACTTTGTCTGGTGGGTCGGTATTGGCCACGCCGGTACGCTGATTTCCGCTATCTTGCTATTGTTCCGCCAAAAATGGCGGACGGCCGTCAACCGGGCCGCCGAAGCGATGACGATTTTCGCCGTTATGTGTGCCGCTATGTTTATCCTGATGCACATGGGTCGGCCCTGGTTGGCCTACTGGGCACTACCTCTGCCCAATACCTATGGCTCACTATGGGTCAACTTCAAATCGGCCCTGGT
Proteins encoded in this window:
- a CDS encoding TetR/AcrR family transcriptional regulator, translating into MKTINNYKRKKEPLENRQLILDAALEIASQKGIDNMSLEAVAKKARLTKGGLVHHFPKKQMLVDSLFSDRLQQFNQAFQQQLAISSTPVLAFLRTVINENPNPQQKRSLKVMMQAALNQEHYRAMFSQWYQENVLADPNDCSPAQLILFLVADSILAAHVLGFYALTNEQKQRILQFLETLDLAS